ATTGACAGGTAGGCCACAGGAAGCATACATCAGCAGCCCTCGACTAATCTTCCTCCCCCTCAGACTCAGACTCTGGAGAAATAGgagaagaacacacacacacacacacacacacacgcacgcacacacacacacacacacacacacacacgcacacacacacacacacacacacacacacacacacgcgcgcgcgcacacacacacacacaaacacacgcacacgcacacgcatcaGCACTACCCCCTGTGGCCACAACAGGAAACTGCAACTCAGTTTACACCCAAATACAACTATagcctgaattcaatcaacttTTGCCCATAACTTTTGACTTTTTGAAACTGAAGGCAACTTTTCATTATACTCTTCAGAAATGCAGATTCAGTTTGGGGATTTGGAAagagtgtgtggagtggagaAGCTGTTGGgttgggggattgtgggattagGGGGGTGTAGAGGATATTGGGAGGGTAGAGAGGGTATTGGGGGGGTAGAGAGGGtatggggggggcagtggggtaCATGGGGTGTAGGATTACCCTCCTCTGCATTCTGCAGCCACTCCACAAACTTCTTCATCTGCTCCAGGAACACACTCTTCCCTTTAGAAGCATGAGCCTCCTTATACCACCGCAGAATGGTGTCCTCACTTAGCACGTCCGCTGGGGacatacaacaacaaaatcatcatcatcttcatcatcatcaccgtcatcatcatcctcatcatcaccgCCATTataatcatcatcttcatcatcatcaccatcaccatcaccatcaacctcatcatcatcaccatcaccgtcatcacaatcatcatcatcaccgccattataatcatcatcatcatcatcatcactgtcatcaccatcatcatcaccatctcCTTCATTACCACCATCATAATCATTATCACCATaaccatcatcatcctcatcatcttcttcttcattaTCACCATCAACATCCCCTTAACCAttgccatcatcatcaccaccatcatcatcatcatcatcaccatcagtACCATCatcttcatttattattatgattatgattattattattattgactgaGAGCACCATCATCCCCACCGGTGTGAGCGAGTGAAATGCTGACCTTTGTAGAAGAGCACCACGATCTTGGAGAAGGACTTCATGAAGTGGATGTTGTCGTAGCAGTACTCCTGGACCTTCTGCAGGAGCACCAGCTCTGACTGGCCCTGagtgctgaacacagccaggagggGGGCATAGTGCTGGGGgccacagacagggggcagtgtggtcAAACGTTAGGATAGGGAACTGGGTTTAGAAGTCTGAGTTTTTGAGTGTGATGTCTGGTTGAATATCATCTAGTCAAATGCTCCTTTTCTAGGGTATTGGGAAGTTACTGTTAGTTGAACAGAGCTCAGAATCCACCTGTCTATTAACTATCCACCTGCCAatttaaacattcattcattcattcactctttcattttgtgtttaaatggtATCACACCTCCTTACCTTCAGGTGTTTGAGGGCCTGCTCGgtgaccagctcctccttctTATTCCACTCCACAGCATTCATCAGACAGCTCCACAGCAAGCCAATAACGGCATGCTCCTGTAGAGCGTTCCTCTTCATCTCCTCCTTCACATACACCACTATCTACAGAGAGTACACCTATAGTATAACATACACCACTATGTACAGAGAGTACACCCACTGTATAACATGCACCACAATCTACAGAGAGTACACCCACTGTATAACATGTACCACAATCTACAGAGAGTACACCTATAGTATAACATACACCACTATGTACAGAGAGTACACCCACTGTATAACATGCACCACAATCTACAGAGAGTACACCTACAGTATAACATACACCACTATCTACAGAGAGTACACCTACAGTATAACATACACCACTATCTACAGAGAGTACACCTATAGTATAACATACACCACTATGTACAGAGAGTACACCCACTGTATAACATGTATCACAATCTACAGAGAGTACACCTACAGTATAACATACACCACTATCTACAGAGAGAGTACACCCACTGCATAACATACACCACTATCCACAGAGAGTACATCTACAGTATAACATATACCACTATCCACAGAGAGTACACCCACTGTATAGCATATACCACTATCTACAGAGAGAGTACACCCACTGTATAGCATATACCACTATCCACAGAGAGCACACCCACTGTATAACATGTACCACAATCTACAGAGAGTACACCTACAGTATAACATACACCACTATCTACAGAGAGTACACCTACAGTATAACATACACCACTATCTACAGAGAGTACACCTATAGTATAACATACACCACTATGTACAGAGAGTACACCCACTGTATAACATGTATCACAATCTACAGAGAGTACACCTACAGTATAACATACACCACTATCTACAGAGAGAGTACACCCACTGCATAACATACACCACTATCCACAGAGAGTACATCTACAGTATAACATATACCACTATCCACAGAGAGTACACCCACTGTATAGCATATACCACTATCGACAGAGAGAGTACACCCACTGTATAGCATATACCACTATCCACAGAGAGCACACCCACTGTATAACATACACCACTATCTACAGAGAGAGTACACCCACTGTATAGCATATACCACTATCCACAGAGAGCACACCCACTGTATAACATACACCACTATCTACAGAGAGTACATCTACAGTATAACATACACCACTATCTACAGAGAGAGTACACCCACTGTATAGCATATACCACTATCCACAGAGAGCACACCCACTGTATAACATATACCACTATCCACAGAGAGCACACCCACTGTATAACATACACCACTATCTACAGAGACTAAACCCACTGTATAACATACACCACTATCACTATGAGTACAGGTATGTACAGATGTATAGACGTGTTTAGGTATGCATAGGTGTGTCcaggtgtgtgggtgagtacagatatgtacaggtgtgtagatGTGTTTGGGTATGTACAGGTACATACAGGTATGTAGGTGAGTACaggtatgtacaggtgtgtagatGTGTTTAGGTATGTACGGGTATGTAGGTGAGTACAGGTATGTACAGGTATGTAGGTGAGAACaggtatgtacaggtgtgtagatGTGTTTGGGTATGTACAGGTACGTACAGGTGTGTAGATGTGTTTAGGTATGTACaggtatgtacaggtgtgtaggtcactacaggtgtgctcaggtgtgctcaggtgcaGTACCTCTCGTATAGGACACTCCTGGGACAGGCGTTCCTGCAGCTCTTTCTGCAGCTCCTTGCGGGTGCCCAGGGACTGCTGCAGACGCAGGAAGTCTGAGAGCTCTTTTAACCCTGCCTCGTTAAAGTACTTAGAGAAGTGCTCCACATTCTGCTTATTGGCTGGGAACAGctcctgcacagacacagccaatcacatgtatCCATTACAGAGAGGAAGCAGAAGCTGTAAACCATTAACCAATCACATCTAGCCATTTCAGCTGTTACTTCCTGCAATCACCCATGTGAATCCCTAGCAAGTAAACACAAGAGATCTCTTCAAAACAGTTCATGCAACTGACCACCAGAGGGCAATATTTCATTGACACACTCATCCACATTTACAGGGTGATGGTAGCATCAAAGAATGCGTtacttatttaattaatttaatgattaagcaattaaaagcagCTCTGACCAGGAGCCTCTTGTCCAGGCTGGCCTTCCTCAGGGCAGATGTGACGGCGCTGGCGTCTCTTTCCGCCATCCAGGCCTTGAACATCTTCACCGCGAAGGAGGCGGAGATCCCTGCCCGGATGGTGGGTTACCGTGACGATATTAGAGCGCCAGGAGTCACCGCGGAGACATTACAGTACAGCCCATTTCAATGATGGTGCCACAATACAGACCGTCGCCATGGAAATGCTACACTGTAACCACGGAGATGCTACCAGTACTTACACCCCTGTGGCCAGAACCAGACACTGTAACTCACAGTTAAGTATGACTACAGCCTGAATTCAATCGACTTTCCTTAAATGTTTGGCTtgaaattaaacacaaactttTATAATGTTCTTCAGAAATGGCGgttcattttggtgatttttAGAAAGAGTGTGTGGAAAGGAGAGAGTATTGGGGGTGATCACACTGTAGGAAgctgctgatctaggatcagtgaCTGCGTGTTGCAGGCATAGTTATGGTTAGGAGAGAGGGGCTTTAGAAGCTGATCCTAGctcagtgtttttttggggggacacACCTTCCTTGACGACGTTGTCGCTGAAGAGGCTGGTGAGGATGGCAGGTGGAAGCGTCCCATTGGCCAGCAGGATTCCTACCAGCATGGCCAGCTTTGTCTGCTCCGATTCGCTGAAGGCTTTCAGGAAGAGCAgcagctgcacaggaagtgacacgcacaaacaggaagtaaagCAAATGTCTGAGTCAGATGAATGAGCCTGTTAATTTAGCATGTAATTTAGCCTCAATCCCACacaataggaaaaaaaaagatcaagttTATTTTCAACCACTCCTAAACAAAAAGGCTTATCAGTTTCCTCAGTGACGCAATGAATATTTCAGAACATCCATTGGTCAGATAGGGACACATTGCATGCTTTTCCACATGcaattgtttaataaaacaggCTGGGTGCACTTTCACCTCCCTCCACCAGATGTCACTGCACTACATGTTTCCAGCTGGTCTCTATCAGAACATGTAAACTCTTCAGGCATGTATGACCGTGTATAACTCACCAATAAATTCACCAATTTCTTTCTTAAGTATCcctaaaaatgtctgtttttgcaTAACTGTTGTACCCAGACCAGTCCCGTTAGTCCAGCTCCCCCATTTGCATGGCCTGTTTTGTTTATCATGGGTCACCTCTGATGCAAAGCGGAACATGCACATTATTCAACACgtactgctgtgttttttaaaggcCAGCAGCTAAGCCGCTCGAGGCCAGAAGATCCCATCCTGACTGAAACATGATATTTATTCtagtttttctctttgtttttgacAGGTACCCTTGAGGTGATGTTCAGAGCATTCAAGtttacagcactgaacacacatggCACAACTGCAAATACAACACTACTCACACCATAAACCCTTCCATCCCTTCAAAATAATTATCTCCATTATAATTATGTCTCATGAGCATTATGCCCAAATCTCTGCtgtcattgaaaaaataataaaataaaaaaacgttcACCTTCTTGATCTCCTCTTCAAACGCCTTCTCCAGGTACTTGTATCTCCTTATGAGCTTattaaaaacctgcagacacgtACAATGAAAGGAAATCAAATAGGGACGGAAGACAAAGAATAAGCTCAAAATGAATGTATAATTTGTTTATAAAGAATTTATAAAGGTCTAAAAAAGTAAACATCGGCCTGGTGTTCTGTAGCAGACACTGTATAAGTTAGGGATCTACAGAGAGAATGCAAGGCCTGTTcgtgtttttaaaaacgttAGCATTaagcagatactcttatccgGTGTGAATTACTcctttatatagctggatatttccTGAATTAAAGTTCCTTACCCAAGGGTACATTGCCCCAGTGGCTCCTGAAGTTCACAGCATTTACCCAGCTCATTTTAAGGGTTTATCACAGACTCTCACAGCACAAATGTCTGAGCCCTATCAACTTAACCTTTTGTAAGGTTAGGACAGATGAGATATTTaaacagatagagagaggaggCTTCATGTTATGTGTAAACAATGCATGTATTCCTTCTGCAACACACATTCTCGTGCGTGGTAATTAAAatcttttgaatttgaatttgagggagacagagaaagacacagagatGGGCAGTAGAGGGAGTTAATCCAGGAGGATTATGCTGACAGGACAGCTCTCTGGTGACATGGTGGATATGCTGGGGATTTGGGGGAATTAGGGGCTCTGATACTCCCTGCCATggacaacccccctccccactccccccaaaccaccccagTCCTACAACGCAGCTCAACTGAGTGAGACCcaagggaaagagggaagaaagagaaagagagaaaaagacagacagaaacaaacagacaggtaaaacagaaacagacagacagacagagagactgagagacagagagacagacacacaggtaaaaGAGAAACATGCAGACAggtccacagacagacagacagacaagtacagagacagacagacagacagacaagtacagagacagacagacagacagacagacaggtccagagacagacagactgacagacagacaagtacagagacagacagacagacaggtaaaagagaaacacagacagacagacaggtaaaagagaaacagacagacagacagagagacagacacacaggtaaaagagaaacagacagacaggtacagagagagacagacagacagacagacagacaggcccgACTCACCTGAGCATAGTTGCGGATGGCGGCATGGTCCTCGGCCGCAGTGAACACGCAGTGATTGGTCACCTTGGTCTTGTCCCCGTCGTCGATGCGTGTTCCCCCAGGAGCTGGGGGCCAAAGAAAGGTCAAGGGTCAGCGGGGGTCAAGGGTCATAGAGTTAAAGCCAGATCACAGCGTTTTCCTGACTTCAGGTCAGCGCGTTAGAGAGAGAGCCAACCCCCAAACAGGACAGGTCTCCCCTTAATGCAGCCGGGacgaggcggggcggggcagtgtggggtagggcggggtggtgtggggtggggtggggtggggcggggcacagGAGCAGGATGAATTGATCAGTGTTTTAACCTGTTATTACAGTAGTGTGATAACTATATTAGTGTATTAACTTGTTATTACAGTTTTGTGATTATTTAGTCAGTGTATTAACCTGTTATAACAGTGGTGTGGTTCTCCTGGTTGACACTGAAGAGGAATTCGATGTGAGGATCACAGCTCACCCTCTGAGGCAGAAATATCAAAGTGGGATAAAAATAGATCACTCCTGGCCGCAGGACGCATGGAATGTTCTGATTGGTGGGGAGGAATGCAGACAGGAGGCGTGTCAGCACCCTGGCCACCAGGGGTACTAAAACTGACTGTCCTCATGGGGCAAGTGCCAGAGCTACAACTGAGGCCAAAATACTACTGATTACTGAACCAAAAAACTACAGACTACTGAACCAAAAAACTACTGACTACTGAACCAAAAAATTACTGACTATTGAACCAAAAACTATACTACTGAGCCAAACTACTGATACTGACCAAAAACTGCTGACTATGAGGCCAAAAATACTACTACTGAACAATACTACTAGCCAAAAACTAACTATGACCAAAGCTGACTAGTGAGGCCAAAAAACTACTGACTACTGAACCAAAATACTACTGACTACTTAAGCCAAAAAACTACAAACTACTGAAGCCAAAAAACTActgactgaagtaaaaaaaactactgaaGCCAAAAAACTActgactgaagtaaaaaaactACTGACTGAAGTatcaaaactcaaaaaaaaataaaaacacactctGCCATCCAGCCATCTAAATGTGAACATCACTGACATCGTTTAAAATCGTGACCCGAATTACAGTTTGTTTCCTGAACTGGAACTGGAATGGACCCCACCTGCACCATGCATGTTTCATACACACTCAGTACATACAGCTAGCGGCCTCTGTGCTTCTCCTGCTTTACACAGGCTGTCCTTCAGCCTGTAAGACTGTAACTGGGTTTGACAGAGAGAGCTCAGACTGGGGAAGACAAGCTAATTACCCACAGATTAGACAGGGCTAGTTGGGACAGCGTGTGCGGGTCTAGCACTCAATTTACATACCGTGACTTTAAGATGCATTACTTATGATTTGCATataatttgcatatgcatgAGCAGCCAAAACCGGGCTACAATTTTGAAGTTCACTTCATGATCTggttaacataacataacataacataatgacgagaacaggccattcagcccaacaatgctctccattttcctgactaaattagtgctctgattacctacagactagatagtatctaacaccatatcaagcctggtcttgaaaatccccagagtttctgcctctactacgtgacctggcaggctattccacacattgaccaagTCTTCCTAATGTCTGCACGGAATCAGTGGTCAGTATGGTGTGGACAGCATTTGCAGCTGTCATGAAATAAgcaacacacactctgctcagTACTTTCTCTTAGTGCAACTGATCTGGGGCCAGGTTCCCCCGTCCACATCCCAACCGTATGCATTATGAGCAGAAAGGccaaactgatcctagatcagcactcttACGCTCTTTAcgaatttattttgttttatgaattgTATGATTTGCCTGCTGTCTACAGCTGGACTCTCTCTGCCCAGGGTAGTGGTCCTGCTGGGGTTTGCTCTCACGCTACACCACCAACTAGTTCAGGCACGAGTAATCAGGCAAGGTGAGATAATTACCGCTTAATCACCCGCTTTAATGAGGTGCTGAGTAAGGATGTGATcgagcagaccctgcagctctccagaaccGACCCAGCCTCGGGCCTGGACCTGACACCCCAGGGATGCAATCACCCTAACGAGCGGAAAAACAGCTGCCTTTATTTTCTTAACATGAATGCCGTTGTTCTGTTGTTCTCTTCCAGCTGGaataccggcatctgccatcagacccctgcaactcattcagaatgctgcagctcatctggtcttcaacctctccagacactcccacgtcactcccctgctcactaccctccactggttgcctgttatggctcgcaagTTTCCCAGAATTTGATTGGACAGACTGGGATTTTGAATTTGGACGCTATGGGGGACTgagcatccattttgtttcgGCATAGCGACAGGTGGACTCACCGAGC
This region of Anguilla rostrata isolate EN2019 chromosome 8, ASM1855537v3, whole genome shotgun sequence genomic DNA includes:
- the bzw2 gene encoding eIF5-mimic protein 1 isoform X2, which encodes MNTGKQQKPVLTGQRFKTRKRDEKEKFEPTVFRDTIVAGLSEANGDLEVVTRFLDVAGSRLDYRRYAETLFDILIAGSMLAPGGTRIDDGDKTKVTNHCVFTAAEDHAAIRNYAQVFNKLIRRYKYLEKAFEEEIKKLLLFLKAFSESEQTKLAMLVGILLANGTLPPAILTSLFSDNVVKEGISASFAVKMFKAWMAERDASAVTSALRKASLDKRLLELFPANKQNVEHFSKYFNEAGLKELSDFLRLQQSLGTRKELQKELQERLSQECPIREIVVYVKEEMKRNALQEHAVIGLLWSCLMNAVEWNKKEELVTEQALKHLKHYAPLLAVFSTQGQSELVLLQKVQEYCYDNIHFMKSFSKIVVLFYKADVLSEDTILRWYKEAHASKGKSVFLEQMKKFVEWLQNAEEESESEGEED
- the bzw2 gene encoding eIF5-mimic protein 1 isoform X1, with translation MEQVTMVTARYRNRTFMNTGKQQKPVLTGQRFKTRKRDEKEKFEPTVFRDTIVAGLSEANGDLEVVTRFLDVAGSRLDYRRYAETLFDILIAGSMLAPGGTRIDDGDKTKVTNHCVFTAAEDHAAIRNYAQVFNKLIRRYKYLEKAFEEEIKKLLLFLKAFSESEQTKLAMLVGILLANGTLPPAILTSLFSDNVVKEGISASFAVKMFKAWMAERDASAVTSALRKASLDKRLLELFPANKQNVEHFSKYFNEAGLKELSDFLRLQQSLGTRKELQKELQERLSQECPIREIVVYVKEEMKRNALQEHAVIGLLWSCLMNAVEWNKKEELVTEQALKHLKHYAPLLAVFSTQGQSELVLLQKVQEYCYDNIHFMKSFSKIVVLFYKADVLSEDTILRWYKEAHASKGKSVFLEQMKKFVEWLQNAEEESESEGEED